From the genome of Sulfurihydrogenibium sp., one region includes:
- a CDS encoding PBP1A family penicillin-binding protein has translation MKKKIILGLIGFIFLFTLIFGLYVFIITRDLPNVKELENWKPPEASVIYDYKDRVFSELYVQKRYYVSIDKIPDYVKKAFIAVEDKTFYENPGIDFFGILRAFIRNIFSGGVVEGGSTISQQLAKNLFLTPERSINRKIKEIVLALRLNKVYSKDKILEMYLNQIYLGQGSYGVEAAAQTYFGKHVWQLDVCDAAVLAGLPKAPTKYNPYQNLDLAEKRKKVVLMRMLEEGYIDEHQYQRCVEKPIRLAGIVKTDTFNDYFVELIRQWVVERYGEDAISQGGLKIYTTIDRDLHYYAQKRLQNWLEEMQARVGFPKLFKDEIESLKQKYESQNVSPETLIANSIYVAKIKSVSKNKITFTIDEVEGEASVKGSTANLQKDGYVYVKYTEDRKFKVLPFLEGVVLSIDSKTGGIRVIVGGYEFRKSQFNRALQSKRQPGSAIKPIIYATAIQNGYTQISILKDEPISFWDYSQNKEWVPKNYDGIYRGNVILRTALAKSLNAATVYLLSQLDFDPVIATAYRLGIKQKLPKYYSLALGSVELTPIELATVYATFGNQGTRCEPYYIRKVVDRNGNILYQQEPRCEDVYPKPENAVMVDLLRAVTTEGTAARAASLPFQTAGKTGTTNDYADAWFVGFDPDLTTLVWIGYDRRKQIGKGIAGAEGALPLWMDVMLYANRGMSYKQFPKVEGTIYIPIDPITLKVSNGNCPGRFFLFVDGTYPQVDCDGNPVDLSKIYPPPPQEPPSENPTETQPEQPQENTPPPDTINPETPKDKSSSPSDKNTVDSEEIINIIKKNQ, from the coding sequence TTGAAGAAAAAAATTATTTTAGGGCTGATAGGCTTTATCTTTTTATTTACACTTATTTTTGGCTTGTACGTTTTTATCATTACAAGAGACCTACCAAATGTAAAAGAGCTTGAAAACTGGAAACCTCCGGAAGCATCTGTAATCTACGATTATAAAGATAGAGTATTTTCAGAGCTTTACGTTCAAAAAAGATACTACGTTTCTATTGATAAAATTCCGGACTATGTAAAAAAAGCATTTATAGCCGTAGAAGATAAAACATTCTACGAAAATCCTGGGATAGATTTTTTTGGAATACTAAGAGCTTTTATTAGGAATATTTTCAGCGGCGGCGTTGTAGAAGGTGGAAGTACAATTTCTCAACAGCTTGCTAAAAACTTATTCTTAACACCGGAAAGAAGTATAAACAGAAAAATTAAAGAAATAGTCTTGGCGCTTAGATTAAACAAAGTTTATTCAAAAGACAAAATACTTGAGATGTATCTTAATCAAATTTATTTAGGACAAGGAAGTTATGGTGTAGAAGCGGCAGCCCAAACATATTTTGGAAAACATGTATGGCAGTTGGATGTTTGCGATGCTGCTGTATTAGCCGGACTTCCAAAAGCACCCACAAAGTATAATCCATACCAAAATTTAGACCTTGCTGAAAAAAGAAAGAAAGTCGTTCTAATGCGAATGTTAGAAGAAGGCTATATAGATGAGCATCAATATCAAAGATGCGTTGAAAAACCTATAAGGCTTGCTGGAATTGTAAAGACAGATACATTTAACGATTATTTTGTAGAGCTTATTAGACAGTGGGTTGTTGAAAGGTACGGCGAAGATGCTATCTCTCAAGGTGGTTTAAAAATTTATACAACCATAGACAGAGATTTACATTATTATGCACAAAAAAGACTTCAAAATTGGCTTGAAGAGATGCAGGCACGTGTTGGATTTCCAAAGCTTTTTAAAGATGAGATTGAAAGTTTAAAACAAAAATACGAATCTCAAAATGTCAGTCCAGAGACATTAATAGCAAATAGTATCTATGTAGCTAAAATAAAGTCTGTTTCAAAAAATAAAATAACTTTCACGATAGACGAAGTAGAGGGTGAAGCATCTGTTAAAGGTAGCACAGCAAATTTACAAAAAGACGGCTATGTATATGTAAAATATACAGAGGATAGAAAGTTTAAAGTCTTACCATTTTTAGAAGGAGTAGTGTTAAGTATAGATTCTAAAACAGGTGGCATAAGGGTAATAGTTGGTGGATATGAATTTAGAAAGTCCCAGTTTAACAGAGCACTACAAAGCAAAAGACAGCCAGGCTCTGCTATAAAGCCGATTATATATGCAACCGCGATACAAAACGGATACACCCAAATCTCCATTTTAAAAGACGAGCCTATCTCGTTTTGGGATTACAGTCAAAATAAAGAATGGGTACCTAAGAATTACGATGGAATATACAGAGGAAACGTAATACTAAGAACCGCATTAGCCAAAAGTTTAAACGCTGCAACTGTTTATTTACTATCTCAGTTAGATTTTGACCCTGTAATTGCTACAGCCTATAGATTAGGAATAAAACAAAAACTACCAAAATATTATTCTCTTGCTCTTGGTTCTGTAGAACTAACACCCATAGAGCTTGCAACTGTTTATGCAACCTTTGGAAATCAAGGGACAAGATGCGAACCTTACTATATTAGGAAAGTAGTAGATAGAAACGGAAACATACTTTATCAGCAAGAGCCAAGATGTGAAGACGTATATCCAAAACCAGAAAACGCCGTTATGGTAGATTTACTTAGAGCCGTAACAACCGAAGGAACAGCAGCAAGAGCAGCATCTTTACCATTCCAAACAGCAGGAAAAACCGGAACAACAAACGATTATGCAGACGCATGGTTTGTAGGATTTGACCCAGATTTAACAACTTTGGTATGGATTGGTTATGATAGAAGAAAGCAAATAGGAAAAGGTATAGCAGGAGCAGAAGGAGCTTTACCACTTTGGATGGATGTTATGCTGTATGCAAATAGAGGTATGTCTTACAAACAATTTCCTAAGGTGGAAGGAACTATATACATACCAATTGACCCAATTACGTTAAAAGTATCTAATGGAAACTGTCCCGGAAGATTCTTCCTTTTTGTCGATGGAACATATCCTCAGGTTGATTGTGATGGAAACCCTGTAGATTTAAGCAAAATTTATCCACCTCCACCACAAGAACCACCATCAGAAAATCCTACTGAAACACAACCTGAGCAACCACAAGAAAATACTCCACCACCAGATACTATAAATCCAGAAACACCAAAGGATAAAAGTTCGTCTCCTTCTGATAAGAACACGGTTGATAGTGAAGAGATAATCAATATAATAAAGAAAAATCAGTAA
- the trpB gene encoding tryptophan synthase subunit beta: MKYAYPNEKGYFGIFGGKYLPETLMPALEELEQQYLKIKNDGDFKRQLLYYLTEYAGRPTPLYFASRLTNVVGGAKIYLKREDLLHTGAHKINNTLGQVLLTKKIGKKRIIAETGAGQHGVSTATAASLFGLECTIYMGEEDAERQALNVFRMKLLGAEVKIVKAGSRTLKDAVNEALRDWVTNVKTTHYIIGSALGPHPFPMIVRDFQSVIGEEVKQQILEIEGKLPDVIVACVGGGSNAIGIFYPFIEDTQVRLVGVEAGGYGIETGMHAASINGGTIGVLHGMKSYFIQDEWGQIETTHSISAGLDYPGVGPEHAFLKEIKRAEYITATDEEALEGFLLLSRTEGIIPALESSHAVIKAVEIAKSLDKSKSVVINLSGRGDKDVQSVKNLLDTDKELYERLLSRLKEKYGV, translated from the coding sequence ATGAAATATGCATATCCAAATGAAAAGGGATACTTTGGAATATTTGGCGGTAAATACTTACCAGAAACTCTCATGCCAGCTTTAGAAGAGTTAGAACAGCAGTATTTAAAAATCAAAAACGATGGGGACTTTAAAAGACAACTTTTATACTATCTTACAGAGTATGCAGGTAGACCAACGCCTTTATATTTTGCATCACGATTAACCAATGTTGTTGGTGGAGCAAAAATTTATTTAAAAAGAGAAGACTTGTTACATACAGGAGCCCATAAGATAAATAATACACTTGGACAGGTTTTGCTTACAAAAAAAATTGGCAAAAAAAGAATCATTGCAGAAACTGGAGCAGGACAACACGGTGTTTCTACGGCAACAGCAGCATCTTTGTTTGGTTTAGAATGTACTATTTATATGGGTGAAGAAGACGCAGAAAGACAAGCGTTAAACGTTTTTAGAATGAAGCTGCTTGGAGCAGAAGTTAAAATAGTTAAAGCCGGCAGTAGAACATTAAAAGATGCTGTTAATGAAGCATTGAGAGATTGGGTTACTAACGTTAAGACAACTCATTATATCATTGGTTCAGCACTTGGACCCCATCCTTTTCCGATGATTGTTAGAGATTTTCAATCTGTGATAGGCGAAGAAGTAAAACAGCAAATACTTGAAATAGAAGGAAAATTGCCTGATGTTATAGTTGCATGCGTTGGCGGGGGAAGTAATGCAATAGGTATTTTTTATCCTTTTATTGAAGACACGCAGGTTAGACTTGTTGGAGTAGAAGCGGGCGGTTATGGAATAGAAACCGGCATGCATGCAGCCAGCATAAACGGCGGTACCATTGGAGTACTTCACGGAATGAAATCTTACTTTATTCAAGATGAGTGGGGACAAATAGAAACAACCCATTCAATTTCTGCCGGATTAGACTATCCTGGTGTTGGTCCGGAGCATGCATTTTTGAAAGAAATTAAAAGAGCAGAGTATATTACCGCAACAGATGAAGAAGCATTAGAAGGGTTTTTATTGCTATCAAGAACAGAGGGGATAATACCTGCGTTAGAAAGCTCCCATGCTGTTATAAAAGCGGTAGAAATTGCAAAAAGCTTAGACAAATCTAAATCTGTTGTTATAAATCTATCAGGCAGAGGAGATAAAGACGTTCAATCGGTAAAAAATCTTCTTGATACAGATAAAGAGTTGTATGAAAGATTGCTAAGCAGATTAAAAGAAAAGTATGGGGTTTGA
- the purE gene encoding 5-(carboxyamino)imidazole ribonucleotide mutase: MIGIIMGSDSDLPVMSKAAAILDKFEVPYEITIVSAHRTPDRMYQYAKTAEERGIKVIIAGAGGAAHLPGMVASLTHLPVIGVPVKTSSLNGLDSLLSIVQMPAGIPVATVAINNAENAALLALSILSTFDKNIADKLKQYKEELKNKVEEKAKKLEEIGYKSYIEEMGI; this comes from the coding sequence ATGATAGGAATTATCATGGGAAGTGATTCAGATTTACCTGTAATGTCAAAAGCAGCTGCTATATTAGATAAATTTGAAGTTCCTTATGAGATAACAATCGTATCAGCTCACAGAACGCCGGACAGAATGTATCAGTATGCAAAAACAGCAGAAGAAAGAGGTATTAAAGTAATCATAGCCGGAGCAGGTGGTGCAGCCCATCTTCCTGGAATGGTTGCATCATTAACACATCTTCCTGTAATTGGCGTTCCGGTAAAAACTTCTTCTTTAAATGGTCTTGATTCTTTGTTATCAATCGTTCAAATGCCGGCAGGAATACCGGTTGCAACAGTAGCCATAAACAACGCAGAAAACGCTGCATTACTTGCTTTATCTATACTATCTACCTTTGATAAGAATATTGCAGATAAATTAAAGCAATATAAGGAAGAGCTAAAAAATAAAGTAGAAGAAAAAGCCAAAAAACTTGAAGAGATTGGTTATAAATCATATATTGAAGAGATGGGAATTTGA
- the ffh gene encoding signal recognition particle protein: MFELLTEKFSSVVEKLRGVKKIDEKTLDEALKDIRTALLEADVNVDVVKEFISDIKQKVLGQELIKGLSVGETIIKLIYDETIKILGGEEPPTLAKPDNPPAIIMLVGLQGTGKTTTAGKLAKYLKSKGYRVGVASTDVRRPAAAKQLCTLAQSIDIPCFVDEEEKDVLKLTEKVIQDAKKQGFSYIILDTAGRLHIDQELMEELRKIKEKVKPAEVLYVADAMQGQDAITTAEEFHKAVGLTGVILTKLDGDAKGGIALSVRKVLGVPIKFIGTGEKIENLEPFYPDRIAQRILGLGDIQTLIEKMQAAIEEDKAKQMAEKIMNAEFTLEDLRDQIRMIRNLGPIEQILKMIPGVGSKIKDLKVDEKQLVKIEAIINSMTPEERAKPYIINSSRKRRIARGSGTTILDVNKVLKQYEEMRKMMKKMKKISKGGGLNLPFKLPF; encoded by the coding sequence ATGTTTGAACTTTTAACAGAAAAGTTTAGCTCAGTAGTTGAAAAATTAAGAGGCGTTAAAAAAATAGATGAAAAAACTCTTGATGAAGCACTTAAAGATATAAGAACAGCTTTATTAGAGGCTGATGTTAATGTTGATGTTGTAAAAGAGTTTATCTCTGATATAAAACAAAAAGTTCTTGGGCAAGAACTTATAAAGGGTCTTTCTGTCGGTGAGACAATTATTAAACTAATCTATGATGAAACAATAAAAATTCTTGGTGGAGAAGAGCCACCAACGCTTGCAAAACCAGACAATCCACCGGCAATAATAATGTTGGTTGGTCTGCAAGGTACCGGAAAAACTACAACAGCAGGTAAGCTTGCAAAATATCTTAAATCAAAAGGTTATAGGGTCGGTGTTGCTTCTACAGACGTAAGAAGACCGGCGGCAGCAAAGCAGTTATGCACCCTTGCCCAATCTATAGATATACCTTGTTTTGTTGATGAGGAAGAAAAAGATGTATTAAAACTTACAGAAAAAGTTATCCAAGATGCTAAAAAACAAGGATTTTCTTACATAATATTAGACACTGCCGGAAGATTACATATAGACCAAGAATTAATGGAAGAGTTAAGGAAAATAAAAGAAAAAGTCAAACCGGCTGAAGTTTTATACGTAGCAGACGCAATGCAAGGTCAAGATGCAATCACGACCGCAGAAGAATTTCATAAAGCCGTTGGACTTACCGGCGTAATCCTAACAAAGCTCGATGGTGATGCAAAAGGTGGTATCGCTCTATCGGTTAGGAAAGTTCTTGGAGTTCCAATCAAATTTATTGGAACAGGAGAAAAAATTGAAAATTTAGAGCCATTTTATCCAGATAGAATAGCTCAAAGAATACTTGGTCTTGGTGACATACAAACATTGATTGAAAAAATGCAGGCTGCTATTGAAGAAGACAAAGCCAAACAAATGGCAGAAAAAATTATGAATGCAGAATTTACTTTAGAAGATTTAAGAGACCAAATTAGAATGATTAGAAATCTTGGACCTATAGAGCAGATTTTAAAGATGATTCCAGGCGTGGGAAGTAAGATAAAAGATTTAAAAGTAGATGAAAAACAGCTTGTAAAAATAGAAGCTATTATCAATTCAATGACTCCAGAAGAAAGAGCGAAACCATACATAATAAACAGTAGCAGAAAGAGAAGAATAGCAAGAGGTAGCGGAACTACGATTTTAGATGTTAACAAAGTTTTAAAACAGTATGAAGAGATGAGAAAAATGATGAAGAAAATGAAAAAAATATCTAAAGGCGGAGGGCTTAATCTACCGTTTAAATTGCCATTTTGA
- the lepA gene encoding translation elongation factor 4 has translation MEKIRNFSIIAHVDHGKSTLADRLIEFTGGLEKREMKEQLLDTLDIERERGITIKLQAVRLKYKDYTLHLIDTPGHVDFGYEVSRSLAACEGALLLIDATQGIEAQTIATFWQALNLNLEIIPVINKIDLPSADVERIKTQIAEVLGLDPEGAILASGKAGIGIEDILEAIVKRIPPPKGDENKPLKALIFDSYYDPYRGAVAFIRVIDGEVKVGTRIRLMSTGKEFEVTEVGAQTPKMTKLDGLKAGDVGYVAAAIKDVRDIRVGDTITDAKRPTDKPVEGFRPAKPMVYAGLYPTGNTTFEDMRDALERYSINDAALTYEVESSPALGMGFRCGFLGLLHLEIVQERLEREYDIELITTAPNVIYKVITTKGKEIEVRNPSQLPNPNEIDKILEPYIEASIITPNDYVGSIMQLVQEKRGIQKGFEYIDQKTVLLRYEIPLGEVLFDFHDKLKTVSRGYASFDYEFIGYREGDLVKMDILINGEPVDALSFIVHRDKAYRVGRNLVDKMKEVIPRQLFEVKIQAAIGSKIIASNRVAPLRSDVLAKCYGGDITRKKKLLEKQKEGKKRMKQFGKVELPQEAFLSILKAD, from the coding sequence ATGGAAAAAATCAGAAACTTTTCTATAATAGCCCATGTAGACCATGGAAAATCAACCTTGGCAGATAGACTTATTGAGTTTACAGGTGGGTTAGAAAAAAGAGAAATGAAAGAACAGCTTTTAGACACCCTTGACATAGAAAGAGAAAGAGGAATCACTATAAAACTCCAAGCAGTTAGATTAAAGTATAAAGATTATACACTACATTTGATAGATACACCCGGACACGTAGACTTTGGATATGAAGTATCAAGGTCATTAGCAGCTTGCGAAGGAGCATTATTACTCATAGATGCAACCCAAGGAATTGAAGCCCAAACCATAGCTACATTTTGGCAAGCATTAAACCTAAACCTTGAAATAATACCGGTCATAAACAAAATAGACCTTCCATCTGCTGACGTAGAAAGAATAAAAACGCAGATTGCAGAAGTTTTAGGACTTGACCCAGAAGGAGCAATTTTAGCATCAGGGAAGGCAGGCATAGGAATAGAGGATATATTAGAAGCAATAGTCAAAAGAATACCACCACCAAAAGGCGATGAAAATAAACCATTAAAAGCTTTAATCTTTGACTCTTACTACGACCCATACAGAGGAGCTGTAGCATTCATAAGAGTTATTGATGGGGAAGTCAAAGTAGGAACAAGAATTAGATTAATGTCAACAGGAAAAGAGTTTGAAGTCACAGAGGTTGGAGCACAAACACCGAAAATGACAAAGCTTGATGGCCTAAAAGCCGGAGATGTTGGTTACGTTGCAGCAGCTATCAAAGACGTTAGAGATATCAGAGTTGGAGACACTATAACAGATGCAAAAAGACCAACAGATAAACCGGTTGAAGGATTTAGACCGGCAAAGCCTATGGTATACGCCGGATTGTATCCAACCGGAAACACAACCTTTGAAGATATGAGAGATGCATTAGAAAGATACTCTATAAATGATGCAGCATTAACCTACGAAGTAGAATCTTCTCCAGCACTTGGAATGGGATTTAGATGTGGATTTTTAGGTCTGCTTCATCTTGAAATTGTTCAAGAAAGACTTGAAAGAGAGTATGATATAGAACTAATCACAACTGCACCAAACGTTATTTATAAAGTAATCACAACAAAAGGAAAGGAAATAGAAGTAAGAAATCCATCTCAACTTCCAAATCCAAACGAAATAGACAAAATTTTAGAGCCATACATAGAAGCAAGCATCATTACACCAAATGATTATGTTGGTTCAATTATGCAGCTTGTACAAGAAAAAAGAGGAATTCAAAAAGGCTTTGAATACATAGACCAAAAAACAGTTTTACTTAGATACGAAATTCCACTTGGAGAGGTTTTGTTTGACTTTCATGATAAACTAAAAACAGTTTCAAGAGGTTATGCATCTTTTGATTATGAATTTATAGGCTATAGAGAAGGTGATTTAGTCAAAATGGACATTCTCATCAACGGCGAGCCGGTAGATGCTTTGTCATTCATAGTTCACAGAGATAAGGCATACAGAGTAGGAAGAAATTTAGTTGATAAAATGAAAGAAGTTATTCCAAGACAGCTTTTTGAAGTAAAAATACAGGCAGCGATAGGTTCAAAAATTATCGCATCAAACAGGGTAGCACCACTTAGAAGTGATGTATTGGCAAAATGTTATGGTGGAGATATTACAAGGAAGAAAAAACTCCTCGAAAAACAAAAAGAGGGTAAAAAAAGAATGAAACAGTTTGGTAAAGTAGAACTTCCACAAGAGGCATTTTTAAGCATACTAAAAGCAGATTGA
- a CDS encoding DEAD/DEAH box helicase, with amino-acid sequence MITGSEKSAKESFLNLKAYKDFFKKDFEIIHFPSSQEKLDLLSQIERNYAIYKILAGKSWILVFSKDALSVKVRTKENFLKNIINIKKNGELNREFLIEKLYKLGYIREDFPENEGEFSVKGGFLSINIPKVGIVDIDFFGDTIENIFLKSKILTRKEIEEIFILPLYDFNIKSQAPLIFEDQENSLFRDYLKNDVYTLDIYEDLNLPVKSQFFSKFSNPEVGTIKDITQEFAVYKIPLKKELVLLNEKTAFLPEVEEKLELDVEPLKEGDYIIHEDFGIGIYRGIETREIRGKVYDFMILEYAGDEKVYVSYLHFDKIHKYKTNSIIQIDKIGGTSWRNLKKKVKESLKNIAKNLLEIYSKRQNTYRPPLKTDDELISKFEREFPFVETPDQIKAIKDIKSDFSKPKPMERLICGDVGFGKTEVAIRGIFISVINGYQALLLVPTTVLAYQHYKKLKERLEPYGIIVENLSRLKSKKENDSTIKAFEEGKIDVLVATHKILHTNLSFNKLGLLVIDEEHRFGVKAKEKIRQIRESVDTLYLTATPIPRTLNMALSGLKDISVLNTPPEGRYEIKTYVSNFDEELIKKAIEFEIDRNGQVFYLHNRIETIKETVDFLKNLVKKAKIDFIHGKMKPSEIEKKIIDFLEGKTNVLVSTSIIETGIDIPTANTLIVDRADLFGLAQLYHLRGRVGRGNIQAYCYLIVPKEITKDAKRRIDTLLKLTRPGSGLKVSIEDMQIRGPGNILGVEQSGFIKSLGFDYYVKLLKEAINEEMGEKEFETEIEIDFDYYIPQDFIKDPTERLNIYMAVSKAEDYEEIEKLRKYLKEFYNDLPKAFDLYLVASEIKKLLSQLKIKKLHMKSDLAYLQLSDQTNPEVILKLIENLNPIKIEKEKIIFHVESLEELKEKILEGVKN; translated from the coding sequence TTGATAACAGGCTCTGAAAAGTCTGCAAAAGAAAGCTTTTTAAATCTTAAGGCTTATAAGGATTTCTTCAAAAAAGACTTTGAAATTATTCATTTTCCATCTTCTCAAGAAAAATTGGACCTTTTAAGTCAGATTGAGAGAAATTATGCTATCTATAAAATCTTAGCAGGAAAAAGTTGGATTTTGGTATTTTCCAAAGATGCTTTAAGTGTAAAGGTTAGAACAAAAGAAAATTTCTTAAAAAACATCATCAATATAAAGAAAAACGGAGAATTAAACAGAGAGTTTTTGATAGAAAAGCTTTATAAACTTGGATACATAAGAGAAGATTTTCCGGAAAATGAAGGGGAATTTTCTGTAAAAGGTGGCTTTTTATCTATAAACATTCCCAAGGTAGGTATAGTAGATATAGATTTTTTCGGTGATACAATAGAAAACATCTTTCTAAAATCAAAAATCTTAACAAGAAAAGAAATAGAAGAAATATTCATTTTGCCGCTTTATGACTTTAACATCAAATCACAAGCACCACTTATTTTTGAAGATCAGGAAAATAGCCTTTTTAGAGATTATTTAAAAAACGATGTTTATACCTTAGATATATATGAAGACTTAAATTTACCTGTCAAAAGCCAATTTTTCTCAAAATTTTCTAATCCTGAGGTTGGAACTATAAAAGATATTACACAAGAGTTTGCTGTCTATAAAATTCCGTTAAAAAAAGAGCTTGTACTACTTAACGAAAAAACAGCTTTCCTGCCAGAGGTTGAAGAGAAGTTAGAGTTAGACGTTGAGCCGTTAAAAGAAGGTGATTATATAATTCATGAGGATTTTGGGATAGGTATCTACAGAGGGATAGAGACAAGAGAGATTAGAGGAAAAGTTTATGATTTTATGATTCTTGAGTATGCAGGCGATGAGAAGGTTTATGTATCATACCTTCATTTTGATAAAATTCATAAATATAAAACCAACTCTATCATTCAGATTGATAAAATCGGTGGTACTTCTTGGAGAAATCTAAAGAAAAAAGTTAAAGAGTCTTTGAAAAATATTGCAAAAAATCTGTTAGAGATCTATTCAAAAAGACAAAATACATACAGACCCCCATTAAAAACAGATGATGAGCTAATAAGCAAGTTTGAAAGAGAGTTTCCATTTGTAGAAACACCAGACCAAATAAAAGCCATAAAAGACATAAAAAGCGATTTTTCAAAGCCAAAGCCAATGGAAAGGCTAATATGCGGAGATGTTGGCTTTGGTAAAACAGAAGTAGCCATCAGAGGTATTTTTATATCTGTAATAAATGGATACCAAGCTTTGCTTTTGGTTCCAACTACTGTCCTTGCTTATCAGCATTATAAAAAATTAAAAGAAAGGCTTGAACCTTACGGAATAATCGTAGAAAATCTTTCAAGATTAAAATCAAAAAAGGAAAATGATAGTACAATAAAAGCTTTTGAAGAAGGAAAAATAGACGTTTTGGTAGCAACTCATAAAATCTTACATACTAACTTATCTTTTAATAAGCTTGGGCTCCTTGTGATTGATGAGGAGCATAGATTTGGAGTAAAAGCAAAAGAAAAAATAAGACAGATAAGAGAAAGTGTAGATACTTTATACTTAACTGCAACGCCAATTCCAAGAACGTTAAACATGGCACTTTCAGGATTAAAAGATATATCAGTTTTAAACACACCGCCGGAAGGACGGTATGAGATAAAAACATATGTCTCAAATTTTGATGAAGAGCTTATAAAAAAAGCTATTGAATTTGAAATAGACAGAAACGGACAGGTTTTTTATCTACATAACAGAATAGAGACAATCAAAGAAACAGTAGATTTTTTAAAAAACTTAGTCAAAAAAGCAAAAATAGACTTTATACATGGTAAAATGAAGCCCTCCGAGATAGAAAAAAAGATTATCGATTTCTTAGAAGGAAAAACAAACGTTTTAGTTTCTACTTCTATTATTGAAACAGGAATAGACATTCCAACAGCTAACACGTTAATCGTAGATAGAGCTGATTTGTTTGGACTTGCACAGCTTTATCATTTAAGAGGAAGAGTTGGAAGAGGTAATATCCAAGCTTACTGCTATTTGATAGTTCCAAAAGAAATAACAAAAGATGCAAAAAGAAGAATCGATACACTTTTAAAACTAACAAGACCGGGTTCAGGCTTAAAAGTATCTATTGAAGATATGCAAATAAGAGGACCAGGAAATATTCTCGGGGTTGAACAAAGCGGTTTTATAAAATCCTTAGGCTTTGATTACTACGTTAAACTTTTAAAGGAAGCTATCAACGAGGAAATGGGAGAAAAAGAGTTTGAAACCGAAATAGAGATAGATTTTGATTATTACATTCCACAAGATTTTATTAAAGACCCAACAGAAAGGCTAAACATATACATGGCTGTATCAAAAGCAGAAGATTATGAAGAGATAGAAAAATTAAGAAAATACCTAAAAGAATTCTACAATGATTTACCAAAAGCATTCGATTTATACTTAGTTGCCTCGGAGATAAAAAAACTACTATCCCAGTTAAAAATAAAAAAACTTCATATGAAATCAGATTTAGCTTACTTACAACTATCAGACCAAACAAATCCGGAAGTAATATTAAAGCTTATAGAAAATCTAAATCCTATCAAAATTGAAAAAGAAAAAATCATTTTTCATGTAGAAAGCTTAGAAGAGCTAAAAGAGAAAATATTGGAAGGTGTAAAAAACTAA